The DNA sequence GTGGTCAATTGTGGGGTTGTTCAAGGTATGTGGCGTTTTTATCTTTCTGAGTTAATACTTGATAAACAGTTGTCATTATTTGAAATGGCTTTGCAACTCTCTGAAAGGAATATGTATGAGAAATTGTCTGTTTTATTTGCTTTGGCTTGAGGTTTCTGGTATTGAATAAACAAGTTTGTGCATGATCAAGAGCTGCCAAGTCCTAAAATAGTTTACCGAGAATGCCTCTGTTCTGCTGAGAATCCATGATCAAGTCAGGCAGAAGACAAGAGTTCATATTCTAAGACACTATAAGTGGCAACCCCTCAATCTGATTGGCTTAAACTGAATGTTGATGCTGCAGTTTTTCCCGAATGGGATAAGGCAGGCGTTGGGGTAGTGTTGAGGGATGCTACTGGTAGAGTCCTTATGGCACTTAGTAAAGCAGAAATTACAATGAAGGGTTCAGAGGGTTTAGAGCTATTTGCCATTTTCAGAGGTTTGCAATAATGTGCCACTATGAGAGTCTCAAATATTCTTGTGGAGTGTATTGAAGCTCTCAATGATGATAGCATGACTAACTCCCTGCTAGGTGTGCTATATTATGAGATAAAGAAGCTTACTAAATGTTTTGCTGCTTGTATGTTTTTCCATGTatatagagaaggaaattagGTAACTCATAAGTTGGCTAGAAATGCTTTCAAGGTTGAAAGTATGATGTTTGGTGGGATTGTATTCCAGACTATATTTCTCAAGTTTTATGGCTTGATAATTGTCTATAATCGTTTTTCCtattgattaatgatattatcattttctataaaaaaaatattttttattttttgaactttttaatatttttaactttaaaaaaatatacaattttattttttagttactttcttaataattaaataaaaaaactaaaatatatgaacaataaGATTATACAGTAAATTTAAGAAGTTAGCTggagtagcatttttcattttcgtaTCAACAACGACAGTATACAAGTACACGTCTTTTGGAGGTTTGCACTCATGTCACCCTAGGTACTAGTGCATTATATAAGCGCTGTACACCTAGATGACAAATTTATTTGCATCCAGCTTTATTTGCTTCTGTCCTTTGGACTTGGGAATGACCTTTTGCGTAATAGTATACTTGGAATAACTAGTTTGCAATAAGACTTGGAAAATGCCCTCGTACTTATTGTGGGTACTTTTTTCCAATGACTTATCAATTGTACTTATATTCATGAGTAGTTTTCTTTACCCAATGAGTAATAATactaatcattttaatttttattattttatgatgtaacattaaataattaaaaattatttattatattttatttatcaatccATCATCTAATATCGGAtgataagatgatgaaaaaaataatgatgaccAAATTCAATCTTATCCAATTCAAGCATCTTATCATGTTATCAAGATACATGAGGAGGGAGAGATTCTCTAACTAACATCTCATTAAAACAAGTgtagtgaaataaaaaataaaacggaTTTTGAACTAAGAAACTAGTCCCTGCCCATTTCCGACAAAGGGGCactgttttaaatgatgattttttttacagtCTGTTTTGTACAAACTATAGTCCCACAATTGGATGCAATGGATGGTGGCGGTGCACTGCAGTTTACATCCATGAGTTGCTTGCATGAATCACATGGCCTACATGCTTCTATCACGCAGGAAGCCGGCAAAGTTTGTTCTGGTAAAAGCTGCTTAGCACTTGGCCTTGTTGTGGCTTGCAAGAGCACCCACATCCTCATTCAAGACATGAAGTTAAGCTAGAATACGTGAGATACAGTATGTTCTAGAAATCAAATGAATTGGTGTAGGATCACTATCTAGAATTGCGAAAATTGGGATCCCTTGCAATAATATACATCCATCTTTATTCCATAACGTAACTtatataatagatatttttattgggaTATTTGATAGGAATGAATTAGAAGCAGACCGAGCTATAATCTAGCCTCGATCCTGTCAAGGACATAATAGTAGGAAGTCAATGTACCTGTTTGTTTAGAGGGCAGAGGCCACAGCCATTCCAGCACATGAAACTGGTCATAATTTGCAAAAGTTACAtatatttatgatttaataatgaagaagatgagacgAAGAAGATGGGCGGGCATCCATCCCAACCATCTCCCCTATTAAAAGGCAAAGGTGAGTATTCTTTAGACCAGGCACGAAAATGTTGTGTGATTAATACACAGCAAAAGAACCttcttttgaagaaaatgacTAATATCCTCGAGAAAAGGTCCAAAGgcaaacaaatataaattaatctataaatagaaaaaacataTAGAAACAAATATATAACACATCCCACTGAAATTACCACTCGCGTGGCAGAAGGATACGCCTCAGCCCTACAGAAGCAAGGCTCTGCGACCAGATTTCTGATCACAAAACACCATAGAAGAGTGTAACAGCTACGCACGCCACCCCAGATTGTGCTCATGCAAAACCAATCTCAATTGTTTTAACAAGCAAAACCCACCTCTAGTTGAAATAACTAATAAGCATagagaaatgtaaatttcaccACCTCCCATTTCCACACCAAAtcaccaagagagagagagagagaatgcatAAAGAAACATCTATTACACTGTAGTTGAAAGCCTACTTAAACACATTATGGGATTGATTTTTGggcataaaataacaaaaagagaAGGCTTTAAGAACCTAAAAAGAGAGAGGATGAGTCAAGGGGACATGAAATCAGAGGAAGATCACACACCATCACTGCGGCTTTTGCTGTCACTGTTGCTGATGGCCGTAACGCCACCATTAGAACTACCATCGTTGTTGTCTGGCACGTTGATTTGCGTGGGCTTTTTGGAGGAGCCCTTGCAGAGCTTGACTGGGTATTTAATGGCATTGAGTTCCAGCTTACGGAGAGCAGCTTTACCAAGATCAACGCCACATATGTCAGAGAGCCTAACAAGGTAAAGCAGTACGTCCGAAAGCTCTTCACCCAGGTGTTCCTTCTCTTCGTCTTTCCAATCGGGCAGTCCTCTTGGAACCTCCCCCTTCCACTGGAATATCTCGGACAGCTCTCCCACTTCTCCCACCTGAAACCACCCCAACACACCTAGATACTCCAAAAATAACAGCGAAAAAGCAAAAGGTTGAAAATGAAACCTCCACTATTATGTCTTTCTACCTAAGGCCATAGTCGGGTCTTGTTATTACATTGGACAACTAGTAAACAAACCCACATCCCACCGTATACCATTTTGAAAATCTTTTGATGTACTCCAATGCACTTTATAAAGCGATTCAAAATTAGGTGAGATAATCAAATATCATGGAAGCCCCATGCAgctgcttttcttttctttcttttttttattttatttttggtggtgGTGGGGTTAAGGTGATGAGTTGCTGTTATTCCATGACTTTTGTTGCCTTAGGACAGTTCCAAAGACGAGCTGGACTTTTACAGATCGTTCATGGTCAAAATCTGGAATTGCGTCTTGAAAATAACAACTAGAGAAGTGGCTCAGACCTCATAGAGAGTAAAAGACTGTTCCCAGCTTGAGAGACCTTCTTATGTTAATGGAAAAGCCATAATCTCCAATGGTTCTATATGTCAAATCCTCACAATGGGCATGTGATCAGAAAAATCGAACTCAAAGTGGAATATAGGGAGACATTACCCTCAGTGGGGTCCGAGTTTCTCTGCGCCAGTGTTTCCCTCATGGAAGttaaccttaaaatatatatagatctgTCGTCTAAAAACTCGTACTGATATTGAAGTTcacccaaaaccctaaggggTTTATGGATTAGTGCCAAGGCATGGGGAACAGTAGTTAAATGGAAGAAAGAAGGAGATGGATGATACTAGCTGTTGATCATCCATTGGTTTTCAGTTTACTTCTGATATTTTTCCCTTCTGAGtgtcttttcatttcttccctCAGGCTTCTTATCTGCTATCAAAAAGTTTTGcttttttactttatattttcaaaaagaaaatcgtTTTTTCTCCATATCACTGACATCACAAGGTGTTGAATccccaaaatacaaaaatgcatGAAGGGTAgaagacaaaaatgatcaatatGGGTGATTAAGATTCCATTGTTTATTTGGAAGAGaacccaaataattaaaaaaaaaaaaaacgaagtaTTTTTACCAGAGCCAGAAGGAGATTTCTAGGGCTATGAAATTGATCCCAGTCCCTTTCCTTTGCAAACTCCGCCATTCTCTTCCTCAACCCTTCGAGAGTAACACCTTCTGATCTCTCTGCAAAACCTGTCATTGAATTCTCTGATCTTCTGCTTTGCTTCTCTTATTCACAAAATGTTCGCTGGATAATGTAATGTAAATACTCACAAATGAAATGCTTTGCTTCTCTTCTCTCCGCAAGAACCGAAGGctgtaaatagtaaatacaCAAGCGGGGGGACCCGGTCCAAGCCTTTTACCGGAGACACATAAGAAAGCTCATTCACTGGGGCTTTTGTTTACCGGATGCTGCCCGTCCATTGGATTTGGCGACGGGCGCGTGTCGGTGGCGTCCTTGCCCTTTGAAGGAACCACCGGTTATTTAGGTCTCAATTGTATTTgtaactcatctcaatccacttcaactcatctcatcttatcattataatttttttaaatttttacataaaatataataaacaatttaacttcttcaaatttcaaaacatattttttaaatttttatataaaatataataaataattcaacttttattctattattcataaatcatcttaacttatttctAAATCCGAATCACTCATATAGTCTAAGAGTCCAATTCCTGTTTTGGTCTCTTAGgggaaggttttttttttttttaaaaaaaagatattacaagaaaattttaCGTTATCTCTCTCCAATCAAcgtatcatttatttttatttaaatacatatatatttaaaaaataagataaaataataaaaatataaatcacatgTGTATAATATAAAGCTTCaagtagatttttttctttattttcttttcagatttatctttacttttttgtttttttgaaaaggatTTATCTTGGCTTAGTTTAACCAGGTCTCTCACATGTAAAAAATAtgggatgaaaatatttttttcaaaaaattctatTAGTCATCTCtaaatcacatattatatatgattttttttattattattttatcttaacaaatatatagtgtatggatgataagtagaagaatttctttagtttaacaagaataaaagataaaataaaagaataaaaataaaatatgatgtgtaatGTGTGGataatggataaaaaaaaattatatttacagtcgtggagtgtgcaagtaccgtaaaatctttttaaaaaaagtgagtaaatataagattcacataaaaaaataatttttaataataaattttacttttttaataaataactgTACAGCACTTACACATTCTACGACAACGTATAATATCcgataaaataactttttttcaacCAATAGGAGTGATATATATTTTCAGCAAAGATGGCCCTACGCGACAATGATAACAGTAGTCCatccattaaaaatattctaataggAAGACCTTGACGATGGAAAGTTTACGAGTTGCTTTTGAGTCATAATTTagactaattttatttaaaaatttaagaaagttttaGATGGCTAATACTATAGTTTAAAATGAATGACCATAAATTCATAGATCAACGAGCCAACACTCGGTACATTTCCgctcttatttaaaaataaaaaagtgtgatcTCAATCCAATTGAATCAATTTCTAGAATGAAATTAAATCGAGTCGTGTAAAGTTTGGTTGGTTTAggtaattagatgagataaaaattctatgaatattagtatattgacatgtaaataatagtgaaaaatttaTCATAACGTAAGTATAATTAacaaaagattttttataaaatatttaattctgaGAACTTAAAATTGTGATAATTCATATGTATACTTATGTTATGCATGATTTATCTTGAATTATCTGACTTATCATACTTATCTTACTGGCCCACATACTTAACTCTATATACTAGgttatgcatcagccccacatcTCACGGCATCAAGAGGGGTCGCTAATGGTATTCTACCAAACTATGATGAACCATGCTTACGTCTATGGCTTGCACGCCTACCCATAAATCGTATtgataccatatatataaatggtcaTATTATTCACTGTTATGATCTTATCTTATACTTGATTATAAGAAAGCTTATGTGTTTTATGAaacgtgagatgcatgagaTGTATGAGAtgtataatacatacataactataatatacgGAATGAAACATAATGAATTACATGCTTGTAAATATCATAACATGCATGATACATAAACACTGACTTTCAAAGGACAtgctttaataatatatataactagctaatatatattaatcctaatttatgatcaatctATTTACCTTGTAATGTTATTTCCTAAAACTTTCGATACAAAATTGATCATGGTGCAATAATGGCATGACGGTGGTTGTGTGTAGGAGGGAGAAAGAGATGAGGGTGATCTTGTCATGTTTCATTTGGTACGGCATgctaaagataaaaagaaagctaaaaaaaaaaaaaaatccaaggcTTGAAGAAATAGGTATTTATAGGACTATAAGGGTTgggtttaggaatttttaggtGAAGATAATTCTAAAATTGTAATTCTAGCGTGTTGAATTTTTAATGACcgatatttaaataataaaaagagtctaacccatttaataaataataaattagatttaacctagttattgagtctaattaaaactTCTAATCAATCTTAATAATTTATCGCTTGTCGGCTTATTCAATATAgccaattaaatataatttatgctcaATAAAATTATCGCTATTCCGACCTTAAGAATTATTGGGCCAggttgttataattataatgttaaaaaaattatttgaatatagttttttaatattaattttggtttgcaatttgaaagttttgtaatttttttttagattgtaattattagatgaaaaaatattaaaattttgaaattgaaaatttttttatatttaaatgatatttgtgaagaaaattataagaaattttgagacAAGATCTCGTCTCACCTAAGTTTCCAAAAAATCCCCTAACGAATATGCGGATCAAAGTGTGATACCCTGCTCTTTCCTTCTTACGtacacttcttcttttttacgTATGTTctgtctttatgacgtaagcaaatctcgAGGGCagatattttgtgatttgtctgccccttctatctagcgactgcgagactcgtcatgcgtgccgaaccatgatggcgtgtttcgaaaTATATCGTATGACTTCTACGGCATGTccagtattttaaatatgctagaaatatttataaggagtatttccagtgttattgaattaagattgatcttaaatacgacaatcataatattcttgaagagttccaaaaatattataattgtcagaaatcattttaataatgatattaaaatgatttcaactattttagatattatgagatttaaattatg is a window from the Juglans regia cultivar Chandler chromosome 7, Walnut 2.0, whole genome shotgun sequence genome containing:
- the LOC109017696 gene encoding dCTP pyrophosphatase 1-like isoform X2, which codes for MAEFAKERDWDQFHSPRNLLLALVGEVGELSEIFQWKGEVPRGLPDWKDEEKEHLGEELSDVLLYLVRLSDICGVDLGKAALRKLELNAIKYPVKLCKGSSKKPTQINVPDNNDGSSNGGVTAISNSDSKSRSDGV
- the LOC109017696 gene encoding dCTP pyrophosphatase 1-like isoform X1, translating into MTGFAERSEGVTLEGLRKRMAEFAKERDWDQFHSPRNLLLALVGEVGELSEIFQWKGEVPRGLPDWKDEEKEHLGEELSDVLLYLVRLSDICGVDLGKAALRKLELNAIKYPVKLCKGSSKKPTQINVPDNNDGSSNGGVTAISNSDSKSRSDGV